The genomic DNA CCTGAAGCTGCTAGAGTAGTTACCGACAAATTTCTCGTGGTGGAGATCATGGTGGTCAGCGCCCGCCcagaatggaaggaaatgatgGAGACTCCAAGGAAACTCATAACCGCTGTGTGCATCGATAGCTTGGAACAGCCGTAGTACAATCCAAACGTACATGGTGAAAATGTGCAGATCGCCGGTTACTGCGCACCAGAGGATCGGACAGCCAACAGTACCGAAACCGAGAATCATGACCTCGATCGGAGAAGCATATTCAGCTGCCATGCCAAAGGGGGCTGAATACTGATGGTGAATTTTGTGAATAGCCTTGTAGAGGGGACCCCAATGAAGTGCTCGGTGCGAGAAGTAGTGCCATGTATCCTCAAGCACGAAGAATATTGCAATTTGGTAGGCCATTGTCCAAAAAGTGGGGAAAGGAACCGACGTCGAAAGGCCAAAGAATTGAGCCATGGGATGGAATAGCCTGTCGATAATATCGTTAGGCTATATATCGAAGCAaagcatccagaaagatACACACCAGATCTGAGGTAGTTCAACTGTAAAATGGCTCAGTAGTACAAATTTCGCGCAATCCCATTGCTCGCGCAATGAAGGAATTTTATTCTGCCAAGCAGTTAGCGAAAGGTCTCTTGAGCTGGAAGCAACATGAACCTACACTCTGGATTTTATAACCCTTGAGTAGGCCCAAACTGTCTATGAAGATCCAGGGCAGGGAGCGCCCAAAATAAACTATCTCGTGCATAACAAAAGACATGATGCCAGTCGCCAGGACATCGTTTTGCATCCATGCATACCATGCTGTCCAAAGCCTCTCGAGGACATTTAAATGGGTATTGTATTTAGATATC from Aspergillus oryzae RIB40 DNA, chromosome 7 includes the following:
- a CDS encoding sterol desaturase family protein (C-4 sterol methyl oxidase) encodes the protein MDQTMNSTLLSAPPETYWGQFEEISKYNTHLNVLERLWTAWYAWMQNDVLATGIMSFVMHEIVYFGRSLPWIFIDSLGLLKGYKIQSNKIPSLREQWDCAKFVLLSHFTVELPQIWLFHPMAQFFGLSTSVPFPTFWTMAYQIAIFFVLEDTWHYFSHRALHWGPLYKAIHKIHHQYSAPFGMAAEYASPIEVMILGFGTVGCPILWCAVTGDLHIFTMYVWIVLRLFQAIDAHSGYEFPWSLHHFLPFWAGADHHDLHHEKFVGNYSSSFRWWDYLLDTEYSPEAIKRRRENKAGGDARKDQ